AGGGAAGGGAAAACAGGGAAAATACCCTATAGTCTACAATACAGTGTTATTTAAACATGGAGCAATGCCAGTGAAACGGCATGGTACTCTCGGCACCCACTCTGCATTAAGTAGGCCTACtctatgaaaatgaaatatctAACTAGGACAACAGCCGTGATCATGCTGCTGATGGTTACGGTTCTTGAGCCATGCTGTTGTAAAGAATAGAGCAGAGGGGAAATTTCACCCACTATATAAAATGTGTGGGGATTAATCTGGTAGTGCCCAGTCTTATATGACATGACACGTTCATCAAAATAGCGAGGTTAGAGAcattttagacaaaaaaaaaatcaaaacccATTCCCATTCCGGTTTCTATTCATGTGCAATTTTACATTTCCTGGTGGTCTTCCTCTTGATATAGATGGACCAACACTGCCCTCTGCAGTCCACATGTGGTACAGGTCACCATGTCGCTAAGCACTGCCTCCAGTACCAAATAAAAAGACGGCCCGTTCCAGCTGtaactgtttttttgtttagacATTTCTGTGAATTTCACCAAGAAAATATCAGTGGAGTAGCAACAGTGTTTTATCTCTCTGCAATCTGTTGGCATGCTATCTATTTCCTTATGAGAGGGCTACAGACATTTCTGCCACAGAACAGTGGTGATTTTTACAATCTTGTTTCTTTTCTGCCATCTGGTGTACAGTTCTTGAAATGGACGTTTTCAATAACATATCCCAAACAGCAAACTCTGCCAATTGTTACGTTGTATCAGCTGAAAACGATTTGAGGTCTACAACTCTTTTTTTGTAGGGAGGCCTCCAAGGAACCAACGGTTTGTTTTACCACAAGGAAAAATGGTTCTTCCAAACCTCCATTGATAACAGGATAATTCAGAACTCAAGTAAACTAACTGCGAATTGAGCAaagtaattaaataattaagtAAACTTATTGTCATTATTAGCTTACTAAACAAGTTATTAGCCTACTAAAATAGTTGTCAAGTTGCTATTATTAGCCTACATTACAGTTGGCTACGCAAATAACCTTAGTACACCATAGTTTCACGTGTTGTGATGCACTTCGTGGTCAGGACCTGTCAAATCGcccacaacagaacacacataaTAACCTGAAAGACATTAAATGTGTGCTCTCCACCAGGTATCCGACGAccatctcatctcttcttcGCTTGCGCTTGCTGTTGCTATGCCAACTCATACACATTAGACCATGAGCCAGCGTTCCCTCTGCCTGTCCTGAAAACAAGCTGTGCCTTTCATGCTAATAAAAGTTTGTCATTTAGTCAGCTACATTACGTTTTATGTACTTTAACTGCCGGTAATCTTGGGAAGCTAGCTATGCTTATGAAGCTTCTCAGAGAAATATGGCTTCTTGCTTAGTGCCAGATTTCCCAGCTGTGCTTCTCGCTTTGGAGCACTTGGGCGAGTTAGGTAAGAAATCTTGTGCTTAGCTATGCACCTATCTTGCTTAGTTAACGTTGCCCTTGTTAGTTGGTTCAATATTCTTCGAAATGTAACTTACTGGTAGCCAGCTAGATAGCTCAGTTTGCTCCACTGTGAATAATGTTTCATGTCTCATTTTACGCATGACGTTgttgaatgaaagaaaagcagCTGAAAGATGAAGACGTCTCGTTCAGCCAAGAAGCAAGTCACCACCTGAGAGAGATAGCAACTGCAATTAAAGCACTGGTGAATCAGATTTCACGTCCTAAACCTTAAAACATTTAGACAAAAACTTGAGATAAGTAACATGTAAAAACCGAAGACCTCTCTTTTCTCAGGAGGCGTCCCGAAAGGCAGTCCACGAACAACTTGAGGTTGAAACTATTGAAAGTAGCAAGGTCCGTCACCAGGTTCTTCGTATTCGTGATGAAGTAGTCTATGAAATAACAGGTGGGTAGACTTCTGTATATCGAACATCGTAACCACTAGCTTAATATGGTTCCGTTTGCAGAACTTAGAATACCTGTACCCTAATATAAGCCTATTTCAGATGGTGTGGCGGCAGCAAGAGATGTCAATGCAACTCAGCTTAACCAACTTCAAGATGAACTTAAAAACCTTATGGAAGAAATTGAGTCAATGGAAGTGAAACGAGGACTTCTTGAGGGGCAAAACGCACTGCTTTAGTAAGCTtgaaatactttaaaaaaaataagtacGACTATCGGTGACACCCCCATCACAGTTGCATTATACACTTCCTAGAGTAGGCTAATTAAATCACGTGTTGTGGGCAAAATATGTCTGTTCTGTTGGTTTATTCTGTGTCGTCAGTTGCTGTTGGaggaaaatctttttttttgttttcaaagttCCAGTAATTTGACACAGTAAGGCTTATAATCTGCAACAAAGATGGTCATCATCATACACCATTAAGTAGTATATTGTTCTCCATGATTTTGAACCATTGTTTCAGAGCTGGTCACAGAACCAGATTTCAACAGATCTTTGCAAGGATACTGGGTTATATAATCAGGGTAGTTCCACTTGTCATCTCACAAGATCCACTGAATAAACTTGGAGTCGTTTCACCCTAAAACGTATTGTGTTACAGTCCAGAGAGAGCACGTGTGAAACAAAACCATGAAAATGTCATCAGCCTGCTCAACTTCCAACTGGCAGAGAAGGCCAGCAAGCAGATCTTGCTCAACGAGAAGATGAATGAGATTGAAGATGTGAAGGCCAAAATAGCCTGTGTGGAAATTATCAGAGCTGATCTACTCAATGAACTCACCCAGGAAAGGAACATGTTTAACGAGGCGAAGAACATTTTGGAAGCACAGGTATGttcagtatttttattttatttttttgttatcGTATTTCACTTTTGCTTTGTGAAACGTTTGGTTTTCAGCTGATATTTCTGTTGGTTTAGATTGAGCAGTGCGAGAATAGAATCCAACAGCAGAAAAAGAACATTGGCCAGATACGCAGAGAGCTGGATAATCTTACCAATGACCTGCAGGAAAAGGAAGACAGGGAGGCTGATCATCGGAatgtgagagaaaaacagattaATTGCCAATTCGTCAAAAAAATGACTTAATATGCAAAGTTATGATGTTTGAAATCGAAAATTACTTTGCTTATGACGAATCATTGTCGGTGGTCAGTTCATTAACATTTTTTATTGGATTTTATGTTACAGACCATATATCAGGTTGGTCTTATCATAACCAGACTAACATCAACAAAGAACAAACTTAAAGACCAACTCGCAGAGGAAATCAGAAAGTCTGTGAAGCTTGAACAAAACAGGTACACTGTATAAGAAGCAAGTTTAGATATATTGATCACCAGCCTAATGGTTCTTCAAAGAAGCTATCATCAGAGGGGTCTGAGTAGGATGCATCAATAGCACATGATGCCTCTTCATCAACATCCATTTTTCAAGTAAAtaacagaagaaaaaagtaATAACTAAACAAACTTCAGTAGAACATACCAACGCCACACGTCTGGTCACAGTTCTTATTATTGGCTCTTATTAGAAGTCAGAATTTCCTGAACATTATGATTCATTTTGACAGAGTGGTCCTTGAACAGGAGCTTGCGGAACTAACAGAGACtttcaggaagagagaggaactcCTTCAGCAAAGCATTATAGAGGTAAAAAGTCATGAATATGACCAAATGCGATCCTCAGCTCCACAAAATACCAGTTTTCTGTTCATGTGGTATGAGTGGGCATATGCACACATCATGCCTGGGTTTCTTTGTGCGTTCTTTTGTGGAAGGTGTGCGGcttttaataatttaataatttattttaacacAGGTGAAAATGGAAAGCCATAACCTGTTAGATGTCAGATTTGTACCGATCGATTTCTCTGCCCTAGACTGAACCTGCTGGTCTGTTTTGAAATTGATCTTTTTGAAAGAACACCCCTTCAAAGACAATCTGTGCTGAGCTGACCTTTCCTAGGAGTTGGACCACTGAGCTGCCCTCAGATGTGCTATAGTTCACACAGTCAATGGGAGGCCGCCACAACCCAATGGGCTTCCAAAGAGTGAACATTCAAATGAAACCAACTCTGTGGTGTTGCCCGTGCTCTCTGCCAGTCATTTGTGTGCTCACATAGGCTGACGGCCACAGCTTGTGAAAGTTTACCCACATTGTAGCCTACTTGTGAATAGGAGATTTTGGTTTGACCTTAAACATAGCACTCAAACCTTGGCTTGAATTGTCATGTGAAGGTCAATCGAAACAGAATAACATGCACTGAATTCCAGTCAGAGTTAATAGGGTGTAAGACTGTAAAAGTCAGGTTGCTGAGTAGTAAATGGTGGCAGGTTGTTGTGCGTCGGATGTCTGATGCTTGGGATGATTAGGTGGATGTCTTGCCTCAGTCTTTGTAGTCAGGCTTTAAAATCCTAACGACTAACTTGCCTgcctgactctgactctgacagTAGAAACTCCtgttgttaattttttttttttcacaaaatggTTAACTACTTTCCCAAATGTACTTAGATGACTAAACACTGTGATCACTGAACCACTggcctcattgtgtgtgtgtgtgtgtgtgtgtgtgtgtgtgtgtgtgtgtgtgtgtgttcagacaaaAGAGGAGATTGAGCAGAGTCTGCTTATGAATGCCATTCATCTTGCATCAGTGACAAGATTGACAGATCATTTCAACATCCAGAGAAAACTTGAGGATGATACCATGGGTGAACACAGTGCCATGGCTAGGCGGTAATGCTAATTTCTATTATAATATATTTCTCTTAATATAACTctttaaaatatttatattttgatATGATTTGTTTTGATTCATGATTATAAACATGTGTATACATGAGCATGCAATTAATGCCTGAAGGCAATTAAATGCTCTCCACTACCATAATGAAGGACAAGTCATTGTGTTCTGTGATCTGAATTAGACTGGAGTGGTCAAAACTGAGACTGGATGAACGCTTTGCCTCCATTGCCAAGTATAAATTAGAAATCAAAGAAATGGAGGAGGGGATGAGACAACTCAATGAAACAACTGTGTAAGTCTGTTGCCTGTCTTATCAGTGTCTAGAGCCAAAGTCATATACAGCAGTTAACTGTTAACAACTAATTTGGTGCGcctgttttatttaagcattagGCATTTGCTTTACATTCACACAATCAAAGCATAGAATCACAGGTATTTAATTACGTAGTTTTCCACTGATGTTGTGTTTCCTTTTGGCCATCTGTGTATCATTTCAGAGTGAACTCTGACCTGTTCAAGAGGAATCTTGAGGAGATGAAAGTACAGCtggcaaaagaaaagaagatcAGGTTTTGTGAACCCCTCAGATCTCCTTTCTTCAAAAACACTTGACCTCCAACAATTTctcttcacatctttcatagcacgagttaattctctctctctctctctctctctctctctctctctctctctctctctctctctctctccgtggtcAGAGCGGCATATGAAGCTGAGAGACAAGAACTCTGTCATTCTCTGGAGAACTTGAAAGTAGCACACAAGGGGCACATGAGGGAGGTCAACGAAGCCATCGAGCAGACCAAGGCGCGAAGCCTCGAACTACGAGAGGAGGTCAGACTGCTTTCTTCTTCACCCCCTTCCTCTTTTCATCCTTCCATTTCCTGTCTGTTTCCTCTACCctcacagtgtgtctgtgttatactGACCCACATTGACATTGTGGCATCTCCAAGCAGGAGGAGAAGCTCCAGGACCACGTGCTCATAGGTTCTCTGATAGAGCGTCTCAAGATGACGGTGGCTAACACGGTGGAGGCCACCAAAGCCATGGAGGTTTCCTACGCCGTTGAGATGCAGCAGTTGGAGGTAATTTTGAGGTTTGCACTGTTCAGTGCTGCAATGAGAAACTAGGTAATGCCCTTTTGGATAGTGCCAGAACACGCGCCACCCCATCATTACATGAAGTAATGTGTCTCTTGTACATAAAGGAAGAAGCTGAGGCACTGACTGAACAACGGCTGGAGTTGGAGGAGCTGCTGAGTGCAGTGGAGTCCGTCTTGGGGGGCGTGGAGGGCGAGTTTGACGTCGCCCAGACCCGACACCAGACACTGACTAAAGACACGACAGGTAATCACCACACCTTTGCTACCCAGCAGCCAAGTATTCCATGCTAACATTTGATCGTTATGTATTCATTGATGTATAATTCATACTCGCTTGCATGTACTACCTTCTCACTTtcaagcaacaacaacaacgcatTGTTTCCACTTCCATGTATCGCTGGTCATTTTCTCCGTGCTGCAATAAGGGAGTTCACTGTCttctttgtgttatttttttttattatttatttgaccTGATCCTCCTCCAAGTATTCTCAAAGTGGCTGTCTTGCTGATATGTCATTTAAagttccttctctttctttttttctcagacCTGAAGCATAGAAAGATGCAACTGGAGCTCTGTATTCAGGATACCCAAATCAACACTGCTCTTATTCTCAAACCAAAGGTTCAACCTGTCCTGCATCGTACCACATAACATAGAGGAAAATGTACTTTGAAATAAATATGTGACATTAAATCTAGTTCACATTCTACATTGTTAATATGCTCTTTGTTCTTCTCTAAGTCCTTACCGGTATATGAAGTTGTCCTTTCATATGGATGTGTCTTTTCCTGAATGTGGATGAGTCTGTTCTTGGATGTGTGAATATATTTGTTCCTGAATGAGGATGGGTCTGTATCGGGTTGTATGTGTTCTGGAATGTGTCTGCTGTAGGAGGAGCTGAAGCAAGAGTTGGTGGATTTAAGGAGGAGACACATGGAGGTTCTCAAGTTCCAGGGAGAGCAGTTGAGCGAGACAGAGAAGGTCATCTATGAGAACGGATTGATGCTGGAGCAGGTCAACCGTGAGAACTGCCGCTTACATGTAGTGAGTTTATTTGGATTGGTGTACTGTTCTTGTATTAACTATTGTTCCAGATCAAGCTAAGATCATTGAATAGAGGCTGATATGCATCATTTTGCCCGGAACTAAGTTTAAAGCCTGCTCACAGTGTTTGCCACTGAACATTGACCATTAGGGCCAGGTTCACTCAGTACAAAAGCATATCCGTTGTGAAATATAGTTTGTACTTCAGTTACAGTCTTTATCCATTGTGATACATTGAATTTAATTGTACACTATGTTGTAATGTAAAATTAGACGTATTTTGGCAAGCAATTAAAAACAGTATCAGTGTATCAGGAGATACactggacttttattttgaaagaaatgtttcaagTGTTCAAACAAGTGTTTTCCAAGATTATACTTTCCACCTCCAGTGCATTGAACAAATGAAAGAGGGCATATTCAATGCCAAGCAagataaagacagacacacacaggagacagagTGGCTGAGCGAGGAAGTTCGCTCTCTTTTCCGTGAGTCCTCACAAACACCAGAAGTACATAGCCTGGAGACACCTATTAAATCAGGCCTTTTTTATGGCCCTCAGTTGACTGATTTGGTACTACATGTTTGcactgatttttttgttttgatgttgGCGTATTAATATATGGCTTCATAAGTCTTATAACACGTCAACACAAATGGACGTAAATCCTTGCATACATAGTTATGGGGACACATAAAAAATCCTCTTACAAATGGCAATTTTTTTACCATAATAGCTGGAAATAGAATATGCATCGTCAAGTGGAGACTTCAGTCTGGGTCTTGTATTGTTTGCCTTGTCTGTTTTCCAGAGAGCCTGGTCGATGCTTGGGTGAATGACATTGTGGTTACCAAGGCAAGTATTTTTTAAATGAGAATATCTAAACATTCTTaatcaattaaattgtattagGGCCACAGATGAAAGTTTTTTCTTTATGCCCTACCTACCATATCCTAAAACGTTTACAATAgcttattcattatttattaacaGACTTATCATAACTCCCTTACCAGGAATCTACTGAGAAGGATCAACACATTTATGCTGCTATTCACAATCTACTGATGAAGCTGGCAAACAGGCAATCCCAAATTGGGAGCATCGCTGATAAACTAAAGAAGGAGTTTGGGGCCTTGACTGCCCTCTTATCACCTCCAAAGCTGTAATGATTTGAACTGTTGTTTGTACATCACTTCACTTATTTGAATCCTCTTGAACTCCCTCCTTTAACTTAGAGTTGAGCTCTGTGAAGCAACAGTTGTTTGACCTTTACCCTTGGTACCAGATTCTGcaacacttcatctctctcatgcATCATTCATTCCCATTAAAGTTATATTTGTTGATATGGAAGAAAACAGAACCGAGGCTgaagtgttttcattttataTGGTGTGAGTATTTATGTAAAACAAAAGAATCCACGTTTGAAATAGATCTGACACGGATAACTAGGGGTGTTCCAAAGACAGTCAGCGCAAAACAAAGACCACATTTGTGACATTCAAATAACCCTGGAAACATTCGGGGTCCACCATTCGTGTAGTtaacagagagaagaaatagAAATAAGACATGCAGTTAACAGATTCAAATTTGTATTACTAGATCAGACTAAAACCAAAGACTGACCAACTGGGACTGCCAAACTCACATTCACCAGAAACAATGTGGAATTACATGCTTTATGAAAGCtgttttatgctttttttcAGCACCTCcatttcctgtctgtctttcacatctGTGTATGCACATACTGCAAGCAATGAAGCAGAATATTTTTGGCACTGTGTTTTACATACTCTTCATTCTGTCTAAGAATTAACTGCTTAAACTGTGATACatagatatacatttttgtACTCACTCAAGTATAATCATTAACACAACAGTGAACACTtacaatataaatgtttggAGGGATAATGCTTCAACAGAACATTCTCACTTTTTATAGGTAAAAGCTTAGAGATCCAGCAAAATACACTTAAATACCATTTAACAACATACAATACttgcaatataaataaaatattcttTACAGTTATGTACAATGACAGTGAACAGTTTGAAAGTTACATTATAAATATGCCATTTCTTCTCTGGAAGGAGACTCTTAAATCAATTACTTTAATTTTAAAATCCCTTACAAACGCACGTCTTCAAAACAAGAATACGCTTGAAATATAATTCCACCcataccattcaacaactactGTGACCAACACTGTACATTTGTTCATCAGAAACGACATAAGAACAGCCATCTTTGCAGTGCAACCCTCTGAGACAAGTGAGCAAGTCCTTCTGGATCACCAAAGCCACAAGGCCCACTGCCTTCATATTTCAAGCCTTGATTTCCTGACAGACTGCGACTCCAGTGGACACTGCGAAACCTCCTAACCGGTGGTCAGTGCCCATTGCCTCCCTCTGATATTATCCTATTAGGTTCAGTGAACCTGGCTGTGAGCAGGTAGAAGAGAGCAGGGCCAGGCACAAGGGCCAATAAGGGCAGATCTTGCTCCAGCTTATCCAATCGGGAGATGGAGATAATGCCATAAGCATGGAGGAGCCAATGACTGAACAGCACCACCAGTCTCTTCTTCTTGGCGACAAGGTTTTTGAAAGACTGAGACAAAGgattaatatatattaatacagAGAGAATTGCACAAAACTGAAAGCTGAAAAATGTTTAATGCTACGTAACTTTTTTGCAGTTATTATGTGGGTGCCTCACCTGTATTTCTGAAGCGGACATGTATACCGCCAGTGTGACCAGAGACAAAACAAGAATAATGTATGGAAAGGCATAATctagggaggaaaaaaaaaacaatgacgaGTTAATGCCACTCAGAATCAATTCATTGTACTGTCCTAAGGCATTACATGTCATTGTCAACACCTTAACTATTtaaacgtttaaaaaaaaaaaaattaaatgtcaAATCAATATTTCTGTTGAACCCAAGCCTATCGACCAGTTATTGTACTTACACAGAAGGCCTCCTCCCACCGCCTGCAGCACCGTGAGAATGGGGAAGAAGTAGAGAGCAGCATAGATGCTCTTGAAGCGGTCGGACTTCCCCAGACCACAGGCAATCTTCTTCACCAGGAGTGGCCTCAGCATCATCATGAACACCAGGCAGAAAGCGTAGTAGATCAGCACTATTGTGTATCTGGAGTAAAGGGGGAACTTGTTAATGCTGACACTTAAAGGGAGACTTatggatttaattttttttttttttacctggtcCCTGTTTTCCTATCTTTTTAGGTCCagatttttactagggacaaaagtCGGTCCAGTATGGAGTTAAAACG
Above is a window of Clupea harengus chromosome 14, Ch_v2.0.2, whole genome shotgun sequence DNA encoding:
- the ccdc175 gene encoding myosin heavy chain, non-muscle isoform X1 — translated: MASCLVPDFPAVLLALEHLGELEKQLKDEDVSFSQEASHHLREIATAIKALEASRKAVHEQLEVETIESSKVRHQVLRIRDEVVYEITDGVAAARDVNATQLNQLQDELKNLMEEIESMEVKRGLLEGQNALLYPERARVKQNHENVISLLNFQLAEKASKQILLNEKMNEIEDVKAKIACVEIIRADLLNELTQERNMFNEAKNILEAQIEQCENRIQQQKKNIGQIRRELDNLTNDLQEKEDREADHRNTIYQVGLIITRLTSTKNKLKDQLAEEIRKSVKLEQNRVVLEQELAELTETFRKREELLQQSIIETKEEIEQSLLMNAIHLASVTRLTDHFNIQRKLEDDTMGEHSAMARRLEWSKLRLDERFASIAKYKLEIKEMEEGMRQLNETTVVNSDLFKRNLEEMKVQLAKEKKIRAAYEAERQELCHSLENLKVAHKGHMREVNEAIEQTKARSLELREEQEEKLQDHVLIGSLIERLKMTVANTVEATKAMEVSYAVEMQQLEEEAEALTEQRLELEELLSAVESVLGGVEGEFDVAQTRHQTLTKDTTDLKHRKMQLELCIQDTQINTALILKPKEELKQELVDLRRRHMEVLKFQGEQLSETEKVIYENGLMLEQVNRENCRLHVCIEQMKEGIFNAKQDKDRHTQETEWLSEEVRSLFRESSQTPEVHSLETPIKSGLFYGPQLTDLVLHVCTDFFVLMLAY
- the LOC105899599 gene encoding JNK1/MAPK8-associated membrane protein isoform X1 → MPNKPVAMSSTCPGLYCGKILMANGSIEGECGVCPRGERTNMQKICEKCGETPDLYDWLYLGFMAMLPLVLHWFFIEWYSGKKSSSALFQHITALFECSAAALVTLLVSDPVGGLSIRSCRVQMLSDWYTMLYNPSPDYVTTLHCTQEAVFPLYTIVLIYYAFCLVFMMMLRPLLVKKIACGLGKSDRFKSIYAALYFFPILTVLQAVGGGLLYYAFPYIILVLSLVTLAVYMSASEIQSFKNLVAKKKRLVVLFSHWLLHAYGIISISRLDKLEQDLPLLALVPGPALFYLLTARFTEPNRIISEGGNGH
- the ccdc175 gene encoding myosin heavy chain, non-muscle isoform X3 encodes the protein MASCLVPDFPAVLLALEHLGELEKQLKDEDVSFSQEASHHLREIATAIKALEASRKAVHEQLEVETIESSKVRHQVLRIRDEVVYEITDGVAAARDVNATQLNQLQDELKNLMEEIESMEVKRGLLEGQNALLYPERARVKQNHENVISLLNFQLAEKASKQILLNEKMNEIEDVKAKIACVEIIRADLLNELTQERNMFNEAKNILEAQIEQCENRIQQQKKNIGQIRRELDNLTNDLQEKEDREADHRNTIYQVGLIITRLTSTKNKLKDQLAEEIRKSVKLEQNRVVLEQELAELTETFRKREELLQQSIIETKEEIEQSLLMNAIHLASVTRLTDHFNIQRKLEDDTMGEHSAMARRLEWSKLRLDERFASIAKYKLEIKEMEEGMRQLNETTVVNSDLFKRNLEEMKVQLAKEKKIRAAYEAERQELCHSLENLKVAHKGHMREVNEAIEQTKARSLELREEQEEKLQDHVLIGSLIERLKMTVANTVEATKAMEVSYAVEMQQLEEEAEALTEQRLELEELLSAVESVLGGVEGEFDVAQTRHQTLTKDTTDLKHRKMQLELCIQDTQINTALILKPKEELKQELVDLRRRHMEVLKFQGEQLSETEKVIYENGLMLEQVNRENCRLHVCIEQMKEGIFNAKQDKDRHTQETEWLSEEVRSLFQSLVDAWVNDIVVTKASIF
- the ccdc175 gene encoding myosin heavy chain, non-muscle isoform X2; the encoded protein is MASCLVPDFPAVLLALEHLGELEKQLKDEDVSFSQEASHHLREIATAIKALEASRKAVHEQLEVETIESSKVRHQVLRIRDEVVYEITDGVAAARDVNATQLNQLQDELKNLMEEIESMEVKRGLLEGQNALLYPERARVKQNHENVISLLNFQLAEKASKQILLNEKMNEIEDVKAKIACVEIIRADLLNELTQERNMFNEAKNILEAQIEQCENRIQQQKKNIGQIRRELDNLTNDLQEKEDREADHRNTIYQVGLIITRLTSTKNKLKDQLAEEIRKSVKLEQNRVVLEQELAELTETFRKREELLQQSIIETKEEIEQSLLMNAIHLASVTRLTDHFNIQRKLEDDTMGEHSAMARRLEWSKLRLDERFASIAKYKLEIKEMEEGMRQLNETTVVNSDLFKRNLEEMKVQLAKEKKIRAAYEAERQELCHSLENLKVAHKGHMREVNEAIEQTKARSLELREEEEKLQDHVLIGSLIERLKMTVANTVEATKAMEVSYAVEMQQLEEEAEALTEQRLELEELLSAVESVLGGVEGEFDVAQTRHQTLTKDTTDLKHRKMQLELCIQDTQINTALILKPKEELKQELVDLRRRHMEVLKFQGEQLSETEKVIYENGLMLEQVNRENCRLHVCIEQMKEGIFNAKQDKDRHTQETEWLSEEVRSLFRESSQTPEVHSLETPIKSGLFYGPQLTDLVLHVCTDFFVLMLAY
- the LOC105899599 gene encoding JNK1/MAPK8-associated membrane protein isoform X2, whose amino-acid sequence is MAVAMSSTCPGLYCGKILMANGSIEGECGVCPRGERTNMQKICEKCGETPDLYDWLYLGFMAMLPLVLHWFFIEWYSGKKSSSALFQHITALFECSAAALVTLLVSDPVGGLSIRSCRVQMLSDWYTMLYNPSPDYVTTLHCTQEAVFPLYTIVLIYYAFCLVFMMMLRPLLVKKIACGLGKSDRFKSIYAALYFFPILTVLQAVGGGLLYYAFPYIILVLSLVTLAVYMSASEIQSFKNLVAKKKRLVVLFSHWLLHAYGIISISRLDKLEQDLPLLALVPGPALFYLLTARFTEPNRIISEGGNGH